Within the Actinomycetota bacterium genome, the region GGTGAGCTCGTCCCCGCCGAGGGCCTGCTCGACCTCAGGGACGAGGGTTACGGGTTCCTGCGCACGGGCGGGTTCCTGGCCGGCCCGCGCGACGCCTACGTGTCGCTCAGCCAGGTGCGCCGGTTCGCACTGCGCAAGGGCGACTACGTCCACGGCGCCAGCCGGCCGGCGGGCAGCAACGAGAAGTACCCGGCCCTGCTGCGCATCGACACGGTGAACGGCATGACCCCCGACGAGGCCCGCGCCCGGCCCCGCTTCGAGGACCTGACCCCGCTGTTCCCCGACTCCAAGCTCCGCCTGGAGGTGCCGGGCGACTCCAACAACATGATCGCCCGCATCGTCGACCTCGTCTCGCCCATCGGCAAGGGCCAGCGAGGGCTGATCGTGTCCCCGCCCAAGGCGGGCAAGACGACCGTGCTCAAGCAGATCGCCCACTCCATCGAGGCCAACAACCCCGAGGTGAAGCTGATCGTGCTGCTCGTCGACGAGCGGCCCGAGGAGGTCACCGACTTCCGCCGCTCGGTCAGGGGCGACGTGGTCTCCTCGACGTTCGACCGCCCCTCCGACGAGCACACCCAGGTGGCCGAGCTGGCCCTGGAGCGGGCCAAGCGGCTCGTCGAGCTGGGCCAGGACGTGGTGATCGTGCTCGACGGCATCACCCGCCTGGCCCGGGCCTACAACCTGGCCGCCCCCGCCACGGGGCGCATCATGTCCGGCGGCATCGACACGGGTGCCCTCTACCCCCCCAAGCGCTTCTTCGGGGCGGCCCGCAACATCGAAGAAGGGGGATCGCTGACGATCCTGGCCACTGCGCTGGTGGAGACGGGCTCGAAGATGGACGAGGTGATCTTCGAGGAGTTCAAGGGCACGGGCAACATGGAGCTCAAGCTCGACCGCAAGCTGGCCGAGCGCCGCATCTACCCGGCCCTCGACGTCAACGCCAGCTCCACCCGCCAGGAGCAGCTCCTGTTCGAGCGGGGCGAGCTCAACCAGGTTTGGAAGCTGCGCCGGGTCCTCAACGCCCTCGAACCGGGGGCCGGCCTCGAGCTTCTGATGGACAAGATCCGCACCACCCGTTCCAACGACGAGTTCCTGGCCGAGATCGCCAAAGCCCCGACCCCGTCGATCTGACCGGCGGTCACACCCCTATGATCGTTCCCAAAGTCATGTGCCATACGAAGGGTCAACCATGAGAGCCGACATCCATCCCCCTTACGGCGGCTCGACCGTGCGCTGCTCCTGCGGCAACACGTTCAGCACAGGCTCGACCAAGGCCGAGCTGCGAGTCGAGCTGTGCAACGAGTGCCACCCGTTCTTCACGGGCAAGCAGAAGCTGGTCGACACCGGTGGACGGGTCGAGCGCTTCGAGCGCCGTTACGGCGCCCGCAAGGCCAAGCAGTAGCACGGCGAGCATGGCTCGCTCCCGCGGTCTCGGAGGCTGGTGTCTAGAGCCTCCTCAGGCGGCCGACCGCCCCGTTCGCGGCTCGGCTGCGGGGCAAGTGTGCTGGTCAGAGACAGGTCGGCCGCCTCGGCGCGTAGCGCCGGACGCGAACGACACCAGCGCCCTCGGGCCACCCCCCGTGGCCTGCCCCGGGCTGTCCCGGCCACGGCCATGA harbors:
- the rho gene encoding transcription termination factor Rho — protein: DQDRGGRGADNQGEPGNRRSRRRRGRDRGERDLQQDRGIDPQNYQGELVPAEGLLDLRDEGYGFLRTGGFLAGPRDAYVSLSQVRRFALRKGDYVHGASRPAGSNEKYPALLRIDTVNGMTPDEARARPRFEDLTPLFPDSKLRLEVPGDSNNMIARIVDLVSPIGKGQRGLIVSPPKAGKTTVLKQIAHSIEANNPEVKLIVLLVDERPEEVTDFRRSVRGDVVSSTFDRPSDEHTQVAELALERAKRLVELGQDVVIVLDGITRLARAYNLAAPATGRIMSGGIDTGALYPPKRFFGAARNIEEGGSLTILATALVETGSKMDEVIFEEFKGTGNMELKLDRKLAERRIYPALDVNASSTRQEQLLFERGELNQVWKLRRVLNALEPGAGLELLMDKIRTTRSNDEFLAEIAKAPTPSI
- the rpmE gene encoding 50S ribosomal protein L31 yields the protein MRADIHPPYGGSTVRCSCGNTFSTGSTKAELRVELCNECHPFFTGKQKLVDTGGRVERFERRYGARKAKQ